From the genome of Cellvibrio japonicus Ueda107, one region includes:
- a CDS encoding GspE/PulE family protein, with product MMVQPILDRFLDLRGIVDDLVAAGHMSRVDANVLLGASRTREQAIMHPLSYIATQAIEDQQRPGKTLDAETLTAWLAEMARMPQFHIDPMKIDVAKCTEVVSYAFAKRHGILCVQVNQDHVVIACLQPFMGGWEPQVEHVARRQIKKVVANPADIERYMVEFYTLARSISGASGAAAASAITNFEQLVELGKASDPDANDQHIVKIVDWLLQYAYDQRASDIHIEPRREFGRIRFRIDGVLHYVYELPANVATAVTSRLKVLARLDIAEKRKPQDGRIKTRRNDGSEVELRMSTLPTAFGEKLVMRIFDPEVLLRSFADLGLVGDDYQRWHGMLTRPNGILLVTGPTGSGKTTTLYSSLRQLATSEVNVSTIEDPIEMVEESFNQTQVHHKIGLDFAAGIRSLMRQDPDIIMVGEIRDLETAQMAVQAALTGHLVLSTVHTNDAPSTIARLLDLGVPSYLINATLLGVMAQRLVRTLCPHCKEEGTIHAQDWQELVSPWKVNVPAKVYHPVGCLECRNTGYLGRQGIYEILVLSDNLKERVTPSCNLQDMRRQAMKEGMRTLRLSGAQKIAAGLTTMEEVMRVAPPPEKAN from the coding sequence CAGCCGATTTTGGATCGCTTCCTGGATTTACGTGGCATTGTGGATGACCTGGTCGCCGCCGGGCATATGAGCCGGGTGGATGCCAACGTGCTCCTGGGCGCCTCGCGCACCCGCGAGCAAGCGATTATGCATCCCCTTAGCTACATTGCTACCCAGGCAATCGAGGATCAACAGCGCCCCGGTAAAACCCTGGATGCGGAAACCCTGACGGCCTGGCTGGCAGAGATGGCCCGTATGCCGCAGTTTCATATCGATCCCATGAAAATCGACGTGGCCAAGTGTACCGAGGTTGTCAGTTACGCCTTTGCCAAGCGCCACGGCATCCTCTGTGTGCAGGTAAACCAGGATCATGTGGTGATCGCCTGCCTCCAACCCTTTATGGGGGGCTGGGAGCCGCAGGTTGAGCATGTGGCGCGCCGCCAGATTAAAAAGGTGGTCGCCAATCCGGCGGATATCGAGCGCTATATGGTGGAATTTTACACCCTGGCGCGCTCTATCTCCGGTGCCAGCGGGGCAGCGGCGGCCTCGGCGATTACCAACTTTGAGCAATTGGTGGAGCTGGGCAAGGCCAGTGATCCGGATGCCAACGACCAGCATATCGTTAAGATTGTGGACTGGCTGCTGCAATACGCCTATGACCAGCGCGCCAGCGATATCCATATAGAGCCGCGCCGTGAATTCGGGCGTATCCGCTTTCGTATCGATGGCGTTTTGCATTACGTCTATGAACTGCCCGCCAATGTGGCGACCGCTGTCACCAGTCGCCTGAAGGTATTGGCGCGCCTGGATATCGCCGAGAAGCGCAAGCCCCAGGATGGCCGGATCAAAACCCGGCGCAATGATGGCAGCGAGGTGGAGCTGCGCATGTCCACCCTGCCCACCGCCTTTGGCGAAAAGCTGGTGATGCGGATTTTTGACCCGGAAGTGCTGTTGCGCAGCTTTGCCGACCTGGGTTTGGTCGGCGATGACTACCAGCGCTGGCACGGTATGCTCACCCGACCCAACGGCATACTGCTGGTTACCGGGCCAACCGGTTCCGGTAAAACGACGACCCTCTATTCTTCCCTTCGCCAACTGGCGACCTCCGAGGTCAATGTCAGCACCATCGAAGACCCGATTGAAATGGTGGAAGAAAGCTTCAACCAGACCCAGGTACACCACAAAATCGGCCTGGACTTTGCCGCGGGTATCCGCAGCCTGATGCGCCAGGACCCGGACATTATCATGGTGGGCGAGATCCGCGACCTGGAAACCGCACAGATGGCTGTGCAGGCTGCGCTCACCGGCCACCTGGTACTCTCGACCGTCCACACCAATGATGCGCCTTCGACTATCGCGCGCCTGCTGGATCTGGGCGTACCCTCCTATTTAATCAATGCCACCTTATTGGGGGTGATGGCGCAGCGGTTGGTGCGTACCCTGTGTCCACACTGTAAAGAGGAGGGCACAATCCATGCGCAGGATTGGCAGGAGCTGGTCTCTCCCTGGAAGGTCAATGTCCCCGCCAAGGTCTATCACCCGGTGGGATGCCTTGAATGTCGCAACACGGGATACCTTGGGCGCCAGGGCATCTATGAAATCCTGGTGCTGTCCGACAACCTCAAGGAGCGTGTAACCCCCAGCTGTAATTTGCAGGATATGCGGCGCCAGGCGATGAAAGAGGGGATGCGTACCCTGCGCTTGTCGGGCGCACAAAAAATTGCCGCCGGGTTAACCACTATGGAAGAGGTTATGCGTGTAGCGCCACCGCCGGAAAAGGCGAATTAA
- a CDS encoding glutathione S-transferase family protein: MYRLHIANKNYSSWSLRPWVLMRALDIPFDEILHPFPEQGAWDQYRQFAPNGKVPCLQDGDLTIWDSLAIVEYLAEQHAGVWPGDTAARAWARSAVAEMHSGFQALRSTCGMNCGLRIELPGLSLAVQKDLARIDELWSQGVSRFGGPFLAGSQFTAVDAFFAPVAFRVQTYGLPLSAIAQAYSETLVQLAAMQQWYQAALLEPWRESAHEQEALDAGRLLADYRSA; the protein is encoded by the coding sequence ATGTACCGTTTGCATATCGCCAACAAAAACTATTCGTCATGGTCATTGCGTCCCTGGGTATTGATGCGCGCCCTGGATATTCCCTTTGACGAAATCCTGCACCCTTTTCCCGAGCAGGGAGCCTGGGACCAGTATCGCCAGTTTGCGCCCAACGGCAAGGTGCCCTGCCTGCAGGATGGCGACCTGACCATCTGGGATTCATTAGCGATTGTGGAGTACCTGGCAGAACAGCATGCCGGTGTTTGGCCTGGGGATACAGCAGCGCGCGCCTGGGCGCGCAGTGCCGTGGCGGAAATGCACTCCGGGTTTCAGGCCCTGCGTTCCACCTGTGGTATGAACTGTGGCTTGCGCATTGAATTGCCTGGTTTGTCGCTCGCCGTGCAAAAAGATCTGGCGCGTATCGATGAACTGTGGAGCCAGGGTGTGTCCCGTTTTGGCGGGCCATTTCTGGCGGGAAGCCAATTCACGGCGGTAGACGCCTTCTTCGCGCCTGTGGCATTCCGCGTGCAAACCTATGGGTTACCGCTATCAGCGATTGCACAGGCCTACAGCGAAACCCTTGTGCAATTAGCGGCCATGCAACAGTGGTATCAGGCTGCCTTGTTAGAACCCTGGCGTGAATCGGCCCATGAACAGGAGGCGTTGGACGCTGGCAGGTTGCTGGCCGACTATCGCAGCGCCTAG
- a CDS encoding PEP-CTERM sorting domain-containing protein, translating into MKPLLAACFLLVLAAGAKALPVHYYGEIQGSGNYTGAVDINFGWSDAPFGLNSWGEQVNLWGFNATEGETLALDLTSNELSLGFSLYFGEVSASDLLFGLFDNSGDIGSAVYLAGASLWSYGQSLSDFAIGQTGFYTLIVGGRDFGGYDGYHYNLAVSQVPEPAGLLLLASGLLGLGVLRYRARG; encoded by the coding sequence ATGAAACCGTTATTAGCTGCATGTTTTTTACTGGTGCTCGCCGCCGGTGCCAAGGCCCTTCCCGTCCATTACTACGGTGAAATCCAGGGCTCAGGCAATTACACCGGCGCGGTGGATATCAACTTCGGCTGGAGCGATGCGCCCTTCGGTTTAAACAGTTGGGGCGAGCAGGTAAACCTCTGGGGTTTTAACGCTACCGAGGGGGAAACACTCGCGCTGGATTTAACCAGTAACGAATTGTCGCTGGGGTTCAGCCTTTACTTCGGAGAGGTGAGCGCCAGCGATTTGCTGTTTGGCCTGTTTGATAACAGCGGCGATATTGGCAGTGCGGTCTACCTCGCCGGCGCCAGCCTGTGGAGTTATGGCCAATCGCTGAGTGATTTTGCCATTGGACAAACCGGTTTCTATACCCTGATCGTCGGCGGCCGCGACTTCGGCGGTTACGATGGCTATCACTACAACCTCGCTGTCAGCCAGGTGCCTGAACCCGCCGGTTTGCTGCTGTTGGCCAGTGGATTGCTGGGGCTCGGTGTACTGCGCTACCGCGCCAGAGGTTAA
- the tatA gene encoding twin-arginine translocase TatA/TatE family subunit, giving the protein MALSFWQVLLVVVLFLLLFGRGKIPQLMGDLAEGIRSFRKGVSDVSDTPNTANAEQKTERVDEQKQA; this is encoded by the coding sequence ATGGCACTGAGTTTTTGGCAGGTATTGTTGGTGGTTGTCTTGTTTTTGCTGCTGTTTGGACGCGGCAAGATTCCGCAATTAATGGGCGACCTGGCGGAGGGGATTCGCAGTTTCCGCAAGGGTGTGAGCGATGTGTCTGACACACCGAACACGGCAAATGCGGAGCAAAAAACCGAGCGGGTTGACGAGCAGAAACAGGCATAA